One Rattus norvegicus strain BN/NHsdMcwi chromosome 20, GRCr8, whole genome shotgun sequence DNA segment encodes these proteins:
- the RT1-CE5 gene encoding RT1 class I, locus CE5 isoform X13 — MGSRAPHTLLLLLAAALARTQPRAGSHSLRYFTTALSRPGLGEPRFISVGYVDDTEFVRFDSDAENPRYEPRAPWMEREGLEYWEQQTRRAKGNQQTFQVNLRTALHYYNQSEDRSHTIQRMYGCDVGSDGSLLRGYEQSAYDGRDYIALNEDLKTWTAADVAAQITRNKWDQAGVAERRRAYLEGTCMKWLRRYLEHGKETLLRSDPPKAHVTLHPRPEGDVTLRCWALGFYPADITLTWQLNGEDLTQDMELVETRPAGDGTFQKWASVVVPPGKEQNYTCRVEHEGLPEPLTLRWEAPPSTDSNMETNVIYVVIGAISAVAIIGAVLAVVRKKNTGGTGGDYTPAPA; from the exons ATGGGGTCAAGGGCACCTCAcactctgcttctgctgctggCGGCCGCCCTGGCCCGGACCCAGCCCCGCGCGG gctcGCACTCGCTGCGGTATTTCACCACGGCGCTGTCCCGGCCCGGCCTCGGGGAGCCCCGGTTCATCTCTGTCGGCTACGTGGACGACACGGAGTTCGTGCGCTTCGACAGCGACGCGGAGAATCCGAGATACGAGCCGCGGGCGCCGTGGATGGAGCGGGAGGGGCTGGAGTATTGGGAGCAGCAGACACGGAGAGCCAAGGGCAACCAGCAGACTTTCCAAGTGAACCTGAGGACCGCGCTCCACTACTACAACCAGAGCGAGGACC GCTCTCACACCATCCAGAGGATGTATGGCTGTGACGTGGGGTCGGACGGGAGCCTCCTCCGCGGGTATGAGCAGTCCGCCTACGATGGCCGCGATTATATCGCCCTGAACGAAGACCTGAAGACCTGGACAGCAGCAGACGTGGCTGCGCAGATCACCCGGAACAAGTGGGATCAGGCTGGTGTTGCAGAGAGACGCAGGGCCTACCTGGAGGGCACATGCATGAAGTGGCTCCGCAGATACCTGGAGCATGGGAAGGAGACGCTGCTGCGCTCAG ATCCCCCAAAGGCACATGTGACCCTTCACCCCAGACCTGAAGGTGATGTCACCCTGAGGTGCTGGGCCCTGGGCTTCTACCCTGCTGACATCACCCTGACCTGGCAGTTGAATGGGGAGGACCTGACCCAGGACATGGAGCTTGTGGAGACCAGGCCTGCAGGGGATGGAACCTTCCAGAAGTGGGCATCTGTGGTGGTGCCTCCTGGGAAGGAGCAGAATTACACATGCCGTGTGGAGCATGAGGGGCTGCCTGAGCCCCTCACCTTGAGATGGG AGGCTCCTCCATCCACTGACTCCAACATGGAAACCAATGTCATTTATGTTGTCATTGGAGCCATCTCTGCTGTGGCCATCATTGGAGCTGTGTTGGCTGTTGTGAGGAAGAAAAACACAG gaggaacaggaggagactACACCCCTGCTCCAG CATGA
- the RT1-CE7 gene encoding RT1 class I, locus CE7 precursor, with product MGSRAPHTLLLLLAAALARTQPRAGSHSLRYFTTALSRPGLGEPRFISVGYVDDTEFVRFDSDAENPRYEPRAPWMEREGLEYWEQQTRRAKGNQQTFQVNLRTALHYYNQSEDRSHTIQRMYGCDVGSDGSLLRGYEQSAYDGRDYIALNEDLKTWTAADVAAQITRNKWDQAGVAERRRAYLEGTCMKWLRRYLEHGKETLLRSDPPKAHVTLHPRPEGDVTLRCWALGFYPADITLTWQLNGEDLTQDMELVETRPAGDGTFQKWASVVVPPGKEQNYTCRVEHEGLPEPLTLRWEAPPSTDSNMETNVIYVVIGAISAVAIIGAVLAVVRKKNTGGTGGDYTPAPGQPQQL from the exons ATGGGGTCAAGGGCACCTCAcactctgcttctgctgctggCGGCCGCCCTGGCCCGGACCCAGCCCCGCGCGG gctcGCACTCGCTGCGGTATTTCACCACGGCGCTGTCCCGGCCCGGCCTCGGGGAGCCCCGGTTCATCTCTGTCGGCTACGTGGACGACACGGAGTTCGTGCGCTTCGACAGCGACGCGGAGAATCCGAGATACGAGCCGCGGGCGCCGTGGATGGAGCGGGAGGGGCTGGAGTATTGGGAGCAGCAGACACGGAGAGCCAAGGGCAACCAGCAGACTTTCCAAGTGAACCTGAGGACCGCGCTCCACTACTACAACCAGAGCGAGGACC GCTCTCACACCATCCAGAGGATGTATGGCTGTGACGTGGGGTCGGACGGGAGCCTCCTCCGCGGGTATGAGCAGTCCGCCTACGATGGCCGCGATTATATCGCCCTGAACGAAGACCTGAAGACCTGGACAGCAGCAGACGTGGCTGCGCAGATCACCCGGAACAAGTGGGATCAGGCTGGTGTTGCAGAGAGACGCAGGGCCTACCTGGAGGGCACATGCATGAAGTGGCTCCGCAGATACCTGGAGCATGGGAAGGAGACGCTGCTGCGCTCAG ATCCCCCAAAGGCACATGTGACCCTTCACCCCAGACCTGAAGGTGATGTCACCCTGAGGTGCTGGGCCCTGGGCTTCTACCCTGCTGACATCACCCTGACCTGGCAGTTGAATGGGGAGGACCTGACCCAGGACATGGAGCTTGTGGAGACCAGGCCTGCAGGGGATGGAACCTTCCAGAAGTGGGCATCTGTGGTGGTGCCTCCTGGGAAGGAGCAGAATTACACATGCCGTGTGGAGCATGAGGGGCTGCCTGAGCCCCTCACCTTGAGATGGG AGGCTCCTCCATCCACTGACTCCAACATGGAAACCAATGTCATTTATGTTGTCATTGGAGCCATCTCTGCTGTGGCCATCATTGGAGCTGTGTTGGCTGTTGTGAGGAAGAAAAACACAG gaggaacaggaggagactACACCCCTGCTCCAG GCCAGCCCCAACAGCTGTGA
- the RT1-CE5 gene encoding RT1 class I, locus CE5 isoform X14 translates to MGSRAPHTLLLLLAAALARTQPRAGSHSLRYFTTALSRPGLGEPRFISVGYVDDTEFVRFDSDAENPRYEPRAPWMEREGLEYWEQQTRRAKGNQQTFQVNLRTALHYYNQSEDRSHTIQRMYGCDVGSDGSLLRGYEQSAYDGRDYIALNEDLKTWTAADVAAQITRNKWDQAGVAERRRAYLEGTCMKWLRRYLEHGKETLLRSDPPKAHVTLHPRPEGDVTLRCWALGFYPADITLTWQLNGEDLTQDMELVETRPAGDGTFQKWASVVVPPGKEQNYTCRVEHEGLPEPLTLRWEAPPSTDSNMETNVIYVVIGAISAVAIIGAVLAVVRKKNTGGTGGDYTPAPA, encoded by the exons ATGGGGTCAAGGGCACCTCAcactctgcttctgctgctggCGGCCGCCCTGGCCCGGACCCAGCCCCGCGCGG gctcGCACTCGCTGCGGTATTTCACCACGGCGCTGTCCCGGCCCGGCCTCGGGGAGCCCCGGTTCATCTCTGTCGGCTACGTGGACGACACGGAGTTCGTGCGCTTCGACAGCGACGCGGAGAATCCGAGATACGAGCCGCGGGCGCCGTGGATGGAGCGGGAGGGGCTGGAGTATTGGGAGCAGCAGACACGGAGAGCCAAGGGCAACCAGCAGACTTTCCAAGTGAACCTGAGGACCGCGCTCCACTACTACAACCAGAGCGAGGACC GCTCTCACACCATCCAGAGGATGTATGGCTGTGACGTGGGGTCGGACGGGAGCCTCCTCCGCGGGTATGAGCAGTCCGCCTACGATGGCCGCGATTATATCGCCCTGAACGAAGACCTGAAGACCTGGACAGCAGCAGACGTGGCTGCGCAGATCACCCGGAACAAGTGGGATCAGGCTGGTGTTGCAGAGAGACGCAGGGCCTACCTGGAGGGCACATGCATGAAGTGGCTCCGCAGATACCTGGAGCATGGGAAGGAGACGCTGCTGCGCTCAG ATCCCCCAAAGGCACATGTGACCCTTCACCCCAGACCTGAAGGTGATGTCACCCTGAGGTGCTGGGCCCTGGGCTTCTACCCTGCTGACATCACCCTGACCTGGCAGTTGAATGGGGAGGACCTGACCCAGGACATGGAGCTTGTGGAGACCAGGCCTGCAGGGGATGGAACCTTCCAGAAGTGGGCATCTGTGGTGGTGCCTCCTGGGAAGGAGCAGAATTACACATGCCGTGTGGAGCATGAGGGGCTGCCTGAGCCCCTCACCTTGAGATGGG AGGCTCCTCCATCCACTGACTCCAACATGGAAACCAATGTCATTTATGTTGTCATTGGAGCCATCTCTGCTGTGGCCATCATTGGAGCTGTGTTGGCTGTTGTGAGGAAGAAAAACACAG gaggaacaggaggagactACACCCCTGCTCCAG
- the RT1-CE5 gene encoding RT1 class I, locus CE5 isoform X10, whose product MGSRAPHTLLLLLAAALARTQPRAGSHSLRYFTTALSRPGLGEPRFISVGYVDDTEFVRFDSDAENPRYEPRAPWMEREGLEYWEQQTRRAKGNQQTFQVNLRTALHYYNQSEDRSHTIQRMYGCDVGSDGSLLRGYEQSAYDGRDYIALNEDLKTWTAADVAAQITRNKWDQAGVAERRRAYLEGTCMKWLRRYLEHGKETLLRSDPPKAHVTLHPRPEGDVTLRCWALGFYPADITLTWQLNGEDLTQDMELVETRPAGDGTFQKWASVVVPPGKEQNYTCRVEHEGLPEPLTLRWEAPPSTDSNMETNVIYVVIGAISAVAIIGAVLAVVRKKNTGGTGGDYTPAPGRDSSQSSDVSLPDCKA is encoded by the exons ATGGGGTCAAGGGCACCTCAcactctgcttctgctgctggCGGCCGCCCTGGCCCGGACCCAGCCCCGCGCGG gctcGCACTCGCTGCGGTATTTCACCACGGCGCTGTCCCGGCCCGGCCTCGGGGAGCCCCGGTTCATCTCTGTCGGCTACGTGGACGACACGGAGTTCGTGCGCTTCGACAGCGACGCGGAGAATCCGAGATACGAGCCGCGGGCGCCGTGGATGGAGCGGGAGGGGCTGGAGTATTGGGAGCAGCAGACACGGAGAGCCAAGGGCAACCAGCAGACTTTCCAAGTGAACCTGAGGACCGCGCTCCACTACTACAACCAGAGCGAGGACC GCTCTCACACCATCCAGAGGATGTATGGCTGTGACGTGGGGTCGGACGGGAGCCTCCTCCGCGGGTATGAGCAGTCCGCCTACGATGGCCGCGATTATATCGCCCTGAACGAAGACCTGAAGACCTGGACAGCAGCAGACGTGGCTGCGCAGATCACCCGGAACAAGTGGGATCAGGCTGGTGTTGCAGAGAGACGCAGGGCCTACCTGGAGGGCACATGCATGAAGTGGCTCCGCAGATACCTGGAGCATGGGAAGGAGACGCTGCTGCGCTCAG ATCCCCCAAAGGCACATGTGACCCTTCACCCCAGACCTGAAGGTGATGTCACCCTGAGGTGCTGGGCCCTGGGCTTCTACCCTGCTGACATCACCCTGACCTGGCAGTTGAATGGGGAGGACCTGACCCAGGACATGGAGCTTGTGGAGACCAGGCCTGCAGGGGATGGAACCTTCCAGAAGTGGGCATCTGTGGTGGTGCCTCCTGGGAAGGAGCAGAATTACACATGCCGTGTGGAGCATGAGGGGCTGCCTGAGCCCCTCACCTTGAGATGGG AGGCTCCTCCATCCACTGACTCCAACATGGAAACCAATGTCATTTATGTTGTCATTGGAGCCATCTCTGCTGTGGCCATCATTGGAGCTGTGTTGGCTGTTGTGAGGAAGAAAAACACAG gaggaacaggaggagactACACCCCTGCTCCAG
- the RT1-CE5 gene encoding RT1 class I, locus CE5 isoform X8, which translates to MGSRAPHTLLLLLAAALARTQPRAGSHSLRYFTTALSRPGLGEPRFISVGYVDDTEFVRFDSDAENPRYEPRAPWMEREGLEYWEQQTRRAKGNQQTFQVNLRTALHYYNQSEDRSHTIQRMYGCDVGSDGSLLRGYEQSAYDGRDYIALNEDLKTWTAADVAAQITRNKWDQAGVAERRRAYLEGTCMKWLRRYLEHGKETLLRSDPPKAHVTLHPRPEGDVTLRCWALGFYPADITLTWQLNGEDLTQDMELVETRPAGDGTFQKWASVVVPPGKEQNYTCRVEHEGLPEPLTLRWEAPPSTDSNMETNVIYVVIGAISAVAIIGAVLAVVRKKNTGGTGGDYTPAPGRDSSQSSDVSLPDCKGDSGV; encoded by the exons ATGGGGTCAAGGGCACCTCAcactctgcttctgctgctggCGGCCGCCCTGGCCCGGACCCAGCCCCGCGCGG gctcGCACTCGCTGCGGTATTTCACCACGGCGCTGTCCCGGCCCGGCCTCGGGGAGCCCCGGTTCATCTCTGTCGGCTACGTGGACGACACGGAGTTCGTGCGCTTCGACAGCGACGCGGAGAATCCGAGATACGAGCCGCGGGCGCCGTGGATGGAGCGGGAGGGGCTGGAGTATTGGGAGCAGCAGACACGGAGAGCCAAGGGCAACCAGCAGACTTTCCAAGTGAACCTGAGGACCGCGCTCCACTACTACAACCAGAGCGAGGACC GCTCTCACACCATCCAGAGGATGTATGGCTGTGACGTGGGGTCGGACGGGAGCCTCCTCCGCGGGTATGAGCAGTCCGCCTACGATGGCCGCGATTATATCGCCCTGAACGAAGACCTGAAGACCTGGACAGCAGCAGACGTGGCTGCGCAGATCACCCGGAACAAGTGGGATCAGGCTGGTGTTGCAGAGAGACGCAGGGCCTACCTGGAGGGCACATGCATGAAGTGGCTCCGCAGATACCTGGAGCATGGGAAGGAGACGCTGCTGCGCTCAG ATCCCCCAAAGGCACATGTGACCCTTCACCCCAGACCTGAAGGTGATGTCACCCTGAGGTGCTGGGCCCTGGGCTTCTACCCTGCTGACATCACCCTGACCTGGCAGTTGAATGGGGAGGACCTGACCCAGGACATGGAGCTTGTGGAGACCAGGCCTGCAGGGGATGGAACCTTCCAGAAGTGGGCATCTGTGGTGGTGCCTCCTGGGAAGGAGCAGAATTACACATGCCGTGTGGAGCATGAGGGGCTGCCTGAGCCCCTCACCTTGAGATGGG AGGCTCCTCCATCCACTGACTCCAACATGGAAACCAATGTCATTTATGTTGTCATTGGAGCCATCTCTGCTGTGGCCATCATTGGAGCTGTGTTGGCTGTTGTGAGGAAGAAAAACACAG gaggaacaggaggagactACACCCCTGCTCCAG